In Luteibacter mycovicinus, a genomic segment contains:
- a CDS encoding NYN domain-containing protein, translating into MADVLVKLAVLIDADNARPAIVDGLLAEVAKYGTAHVKRIYGDWTGPNLNGWKAALLDHSIQPIQQFAYTSGKNATDSAMIIDAMDLLYSERFDGFCIVSSDSDFTRLASRIREAGLIVYGFGELKTPKPFVSACDKFIYTEVLVGASENEGDEAPAPKSASELRGDTKLVNRLRNAVEAASDENGWAALGGIGSILSKRSPDFDSRNYGYAKLSGLINGIGLFDVDERQFGNAKHLYVRMRSKGK; encoded by the coding sequence ATGGCCGACGTCCTCGTCAAACTCGCCGTCCTGATCGACGCCGACAACGCCCGCCCCGCCATCGTCGACGGCCTGCTCGCCGAAGTGGCGAAGTACGGCACCGCGCACGTGAAGCGCATCTACGGCGACTGGACCGGCCCCAACCTCAACGGATGGAAGGCCGCCCTGCTCGATCACTCGATCCAGCCGATCCAGCAGTTCGCCTACACGTCCGGCAAGAACGCGACGGACTCCGCGATGATCATCGACGCGATGGACCTGCTGTACTCCGAACGCTTCGATGGCTTCTGCATCGTTTCCAGCGACAGTGACTTCACGCGGCTGGCGTCGCGTATTCGCGAGGCGGGGCTGATCGTTTACGGCTTCGGCGAACTGAAGACGCCCAAACCGTTCGTCTCCGCGTGCGACAAGTTCATCTACACCGAGGTGCTGGTGGGCGCCAGCGAAAACGAGGGCGATGAAGCGCCCGCACCGAAGTCCGCCAGCGAGCTGCGCGGCGATACCAAGCTCGTCAATCGCCTGCGCAACGCGGTGGAAGCCGCTTCCGATGAAAATGGCTGGGCCGCGCTCGGCGGCATCGGCAGCATCCTCAGCAAGCGCTCACCCGACTTCGATTCACGCAATTACGGCTACGCCAAACTGAGCGGCCTGATCAACGGCATCGGCCTGTTCGACGTGGACGAGCGTCAGTTCGGCAACGCCAAACACCTTTACGTGCGCATGCGAAGCAAGGGCAAATGA
- the tilS gene encoding tRNA lysidine(34) synthetase TilS, translated as MSRSLTDHVASALSDAPRAALVVAFSGGPDSSALLHALATHSPRPPLRALHVDHGLHAESGAWASHCRRFCDGLEIPLEVSRVSVDLSRGEGVESAARRARHAAFAASLRPGERMVLAHHRDDQVETVLLKLLRGAGPDGLGGMRPLRPSGAGMLWRPLLDLPRDALLEHVATHALSTIHDPSNDDPSIARGYLRGSVLPVLLERWPQAGTSIAHSARLCMEAADSLRDAWVDALETVRRPEGTLDAEGWLALQPAWRTPLLEHWLHTQGLSAPTTGQRLQLERQAREGGAEKLPLVGWLDTEVRVWRGRLWAMRRLPSFDTEWSAIWSGEPLALPGGGTLTLGSARLREPLQVRYRSGGETLRPEGDRHTRELRDLFQQGAVPPWRRPRMPLLWSGKELVAVGSRWMSERGRRLFQEAGGVLTWDEDA; from the coding sequence ATGAGTCGTTCCCTGACCGATCACGTGGCGAGCGCTCTCAGTGACGCGCCCAGGGCTGCGCTCGTCGTCGCGTTCAGTGGCGGGCCGGACTCGAGCGCCCTCCTGCACGCCCTGGCGACCCATTCGCCACGCCCGCCGTTGCGTGCGCTGCACGTGGATCACGGGTTGCATGCAGAAAGCGGCGCGTGGGCTTCCCACTGCCGACGATTCTGCGACGGTCTGGAAATACCTCTCGAGGTATCCCGTGTCTCCGTGGATCTCAGTCGCGGCGAAGGGGTCGAATCCGCCGCGCGACGTGCGCGGCACGCCGCCTTCGCTGCATCGCTGCGTCCCGGCGAGCGCATGGTGCTGGCACATCATCGGGACGACCAGGTCGAGACCGTGCTGCTGAAACTTCTGCGTGGCGCGGGGCCCGACGGCCTGGGCGGCATGCGTCCGCTGCGTCCGTCAGGCGCGGGGATGCTCTGGCGGCCACTCCTCGACCTGCCGCGCGACGCGCTGCTCGAGCATGTCGCCACGCATGCCCTGTCGACGATTCACGACCCGTCCAACGACGACCCGTCGATCGCCCGTGGCTACCTGCGCGGCAGCGTGCTTCCCGTGCTTCTCGAACGTTGGCCTCAGGCTGGCACCAGCATCGCGCACAGCGCGCGGCTATGCATGGAAGCGGCCGACAGCCTGCGCGATGCCTGGGTGGATGCACTGGAGACCGTGCGCCGCCCCGAGGGAACGCTGGACGCCGAAGGCTGGCTCGCGCTTCAGCCGGCGTGGCGGACGCCACTGCTCGAGCACTGGCTACACACGCAGGGCCTGTCCGCCCCCACGACCGGACAGCGGCTGCAACTGGAACGTCAGGCCCGCGAAGGTGGCGCCGAAAAGCTTCCGCTGGTCGGCTGGCTGGATACCGAGGTACGTGTCTGGCGCGGCCGCCTGTGGGCCATGCGGCGCCTGCCCTCGTTCGATACCGAATGGTCGGCCATATGGTCGGGTGAGCCGCTGGCGCTGCCCGGTGGGGGCACGCTCACCCTGGGCTCCGCGCGACTACGGGAGCCGCTACAGGTGCGCTATCGCTCCGGCGGCGAAACCTTGCGTCCCGAGGGGGACCGGCACACCCGCGAACTGCGTGACCTGTTCCAGCAGGGCGCGGTGCCGCCGTGGCGCCGTCCGCGCATGCCGCTGCTGTGGTCCGGCAAGGAACTGGTCGCCGTCGGATCCCGCTGGATGAGCGAACGCGGCCGACGGCTGTTCCAGGAAGCGGGTGGCGTCCTCACGTGGGATGAGGACGCCTGA
- a CDS encoding acetyl-CoA carboxylase carboxyltransferase subunit alpha, whose protein sequence is MNPNFLDFEQPIAELEAKIEELRHASSGQAFNIDEEVGRLREKLKIKTNEIFRNLTPWQISQVSRHPARPYTLDYIQAMCEEFHELKGDRMFADDQAIVGGLARIKGRSVMVVGHQKGRDTKSKVKRNFGMPRPEGYRKALRLFKMAEQFRIPVFTFIDTAGAWPGINAEERGQSEAIARNLLEMAELRVPIICTVTGEGGSGGALAIGVGDRTLMLQYSTYSVITPEGCASILWKSADKAKDAAEVMGLTAPRLLENGLIDKIVREPLGGAHRSPQSMAVRLKAVLLNELDALEAQPVEALLENRYKRLRGYGAFTEG, encoded by the coding sequence ATGAATCCCAACTTCCTCGATTTCGAACAACCCATTGCCGAGCTGGAAGCGAAGATCGAAGAGCTTCGTCATGCCAGCAGTGGGCAGGCTTTCAACATCGACGAGGAAGTGGGCCGTCTGCGTGAAAAGCTGAAGATCAAGACCAACGAGATCTTCCGCAATCTCACCCCGTGGCAGATCAGCCAGGTATCGCGCCACCCGGCACGTCCGTACACCCTCGATTACATCCAGGCGATGTGCGAGGAATTCCACGAGCTCAAGGGCGACCGCATGTTCGCGGACGACCAGGCCATCGTGGGCGGCCTTGCCCGTATCAAGGGCCGCTCGGTCATGGTGGTCGGTCACCAGAAGGGCCGCGACACCAAGTCCAAGGTGAAGCGCAACTTCGGCATGCCGCGCCCCGAGGGCTATCGCAAGGCGCTGCGGCTGTTCAAGATGGCCGAGCAGTTCAGGATCCCGGTCTTCACCTTCATCGATACGGCCGGCGCGTGGCCGGGCATCAATGCGGAAGAACGCGGTCAGTCCGAAGCCATCGCCCGCAATCTGCTGGAGATGGCCGAGCTGCGTGTGCCGATCATCTGCACCGTGACGGGCGAAGGCGGTTCCGGCGGCGCGCTGGCCATTGGCGTAGGCGACCGCACGCTGATGCTGCAGTACTCGACGTACTCGGTCATCACGCCCGAAGGTTGCGCGTCCATCCTCTGGAAGAGCGCCGACAAGGCCAAGGATGCCGCCGAGGTCATGGGCCTCACCGCGCCGCGCCTGCTCGAGAACGGCCTGATCGACAAGATCGTCCGCGAGCCCCTGGGCGGTGCGCATCGCAGCCCGCAGTCGATGGCGGTTCGTCTCAAGGCCGTGCTGCTCAACGAGCTGGACGCCCTCGAAGCGCAGCCCGTCGAAGCCCTGCTCGAAAACCGCTATAAGCGCCTGCGCGGCTACGGCGCCTTCACCGAGGGCTGA